The following are encoded in a window of Strigops habroptila isolate Jane chromosome 9, bStrHab1.2.pri, whole genome shotgun sequence genomic DNA:
- the PGK1 gene encoding phosphoglycerate kinase 1: MSLSNKLTLDKVDVKGKRVVMRVDFNVPMKDHKITNNQRIKAAVPTIKHCLDHGAKSVVLMSHLGRPDGVPMPEKFSLAPVAVELKALMGREVLFLKDCVGPEVEAACANPAAGSIILLENLRFHVEEEGKGKDASGNKIKADSAKVEAFRSSLSKLGDVYVNDAFGTAHRAHSSMVGVNLPQKAAGFLMKKELDYFAKALESPERPFLAILGGAKVQDKIQLISNMLDKVNEMIIGGGMAFTFLKVINNMEIGNSLFDEEGSKIVKDLMAKAEKNGVKITLPVDFVTADKFDENAQTGQATVASGIPAGWMGLDCGPESVKKFVEVVGRAKQIVWNGPVGVFEWDKFAKGTKALMDKVVEVTGKGSITIIGGGDTATCCAKWNTEDKVSHVSTGGGASLELLEGKVLPGVDALSNV, from the exons ggttgACTTCAATGTTCCAATGAAGGATCACAAAATAACCAACAATCAAAG AATCAAGGCTGCCGTTCCTACCATCAAGCACTGCTTGGATCATGGAGCCAAGTCAGTGGTTTTGATGAGTCACCTGGGTCGTCCAGATGGTGTTCCCATGCCTGAGAAGTTCTCCTTGGCACCGGTAGCCGTGGAGCTTAAAGCACTCATGGGCAG GGAGGTCTTATTCCTGAAGGATTGTGTTGGTCCTGAGGTGGAGGCAGCCTGTGCTAATCCTGCAGCTGGCTCCATCATCCTGCTAGAGAACCTCCGATTCCATGTtgaagaagaggggaaagggaaggatgcATCAGGGAACAAG atCAAGGCTGATTCTGCAAAAGTGGAGGCTTTCAGATCCTCTCTTTCTAAACTGGGAGACGTCTATGTCAATGATGCTTTTGGAACTGCCCACCGAGCTCACAG CTCCATGGTAGGTGTCAACCTGCCTCAGAAGGCTGCTGGTTTCCTGATGAAGAAGGAGCTGGATTACTTTGCTAAGGCCCTGGAGAGTCCAGAGAGACCCTTCTTAGCCATTCTTGGAGG AGCCAAAGTTCAGGATAAGATCCAGCTGATCAGTAACATGTTGGATAAGGTCAATGAGATGATCATTGGTGGTGGAATGGCGTTCACCTTCCTCAAAGTGATCAACAACATGGAG ATTGGCAACTCTCTGTTTGATGAAGAGGGATCAAAAATCGTCAAGGACCTGATGGCCAAGGCAGAGAAGAACGGTGTGAAGATTACTCTGCCTGTTGACTTTGTCACTGCAGACAAATTTGATGAGAATGCACAGACTGGGCAAGCCACAGTGGCTTCAGGCATTCCTGCTGGCTGGATG GGCTTGGACTGCGGCCCTGAAAGTGTGAAGAAGTTTGTTGAAGTTGTTGGAAGGGCCAAGCAGATTGTGTGGAATGGTCCAGTCGGTGTCTTTGAGTGGGACAAGTTTGCCAAAGGAACCAAAGCCCTGATGGACAAAGTGGTAGAAGTAACTGGAAAGGGCAGCATCACCATTATTG GTGGTGGAGATACAGCCACTTGCTGTGCGAAGTGGAACACTGAGGATAAAGTCAGCCATGTCAGCACAGGAGGTGGTGCTAGCCTGGAACTGCTAGAGG GTAAGGTTCTTCCTGGTGTGGATGCCTTGAGCAACGTGTAG
- the LOC115613114 gene encoding basic proline-rich protein-like, which produces MDLGRDRTALLLPSHGLLCPYYHTHQTVPTANPRSLPLAFPETTGSACGDPKHGTRSRGLRAQPQNCPSPARLARERRRAPRGQRTDTGAPSPGSEGGPRLGAVHFPQAGGEPPSRGPGTPRPLGGSRRRRLSSPCGGEPPLHLPRAPHPGRAGRPRPPPRCGGPVGQLPSRSRPPPPTSTPAPYPAGACPSGRPLIHLAPLPSELTKPAWQ; this is translated from the coding sequence ATGGACCTAGGAAGAGACAGGACggctctgctccttccttcacACGGACTCCTCTGTCCCTACTACCACACACATCAAACAGTCCCCACCGCAAACCCTCGCAGCCTTCCCCTCGCCTTCCCGGAGACCACCGGGAGCGCCTGTGGTGACCCCAAACACGGGACGCGGTCCCGGGGGCTGCGGGCTCAGCCACAGAACTGCCCCTCTCCTGCCCGCCTGGCCCGGGAAAGGCGGCGGGCTCCACGAGGGCAGCGGACGGACACGGGAGCCCCTTCCCCGGGCTCTGAGGGGGGACCCCGCCTCGGGGCCGTGCACTTCCCCCAGGCTGGAGGCGAGCCGCCGAGCCGAGGGCCGGGGACTCCGCGGCCGTTAGGCGGGAGCCGGCGCCGCCGCCTCAGCAGCCCCTGCGGCGGGGAACCCCCGCTGCACCTGCCCCGAGCCCCGCATCCCGGCCGGGCAGGGCGGCCACGGCCCCCGCCTCGTTGCGGGGGGCCGGTGGGGCAGCTTCCCTCCCGTAGCCGGCCTCCACCTCCCACCTCCACACCCGCTCCTTACCCCGCGGGCGCCTGCCCCAGCGGCCGCCCGCTCATCCATCTTGCTCCTCTTCCCTCCGAGTTGACAAAGCCGGCATGGCAATGA